The following proteins are encoded in a genomic region of Sphingopyxis sp. YF1:
- a CDS encoding PLP-dependent aminotransferase family protein produces the protein MAEAWVPDLARTTGAKYLAIAEAMAAAIESGRLRAGDRLLPQRDMAARLGVDLTTVTKAYDRARGRGLIGARGRAGSFVLAQEMIPAGAPPLDTGMNMPPEVAGGSLLATWERTASALLRAPGAGARLHYTPAGGRAADRAAGAAIFDRLGLASDPDQVIVTAGAQNALHAIVAATLRPGDVVACGTHVYSVFLALARKAGLRLAPLDRVGADALDALCRTTRVAALYLVPTIDNPTTHTLDPDERRALAAVARRHGVRLIEDDAYGQLPEQPLAPVTSFAPDLGFYVASLSKILSPALRVAHVRAPSMRDALALAAEVHATSVMAPPLDAALVTHWLDNGSYDRLVAETRAEAKARQAIAASILPGGSYAAHPCGYHLWVPLPAGIDQGQLAGVLRAAGLTAITADAFAAGEDGGSALRVSLGGAITREDLARGLTMLEMQLSAGNRGAGVI, from the coding sequence ATGGCTGAGGCATGGGTTCCCGACCTCGCCCGGACCACGGGCGCCAAATATCTTGCGATCGCCGAGGCGATGGCGGCTGCGATCGAAAGCGGGCGGCTGCGCGCCGGCGACCGGCTGCTGCCGCAGCGCGACATGGCCGCGCGACTCGGGGTCGACCTCACCACCGTCACCAAGGCTTATGACCGGGCGCGCGGGCGCGGGCTGATCGGCGCGCGCGGCCGCGCGGGAAGCTTCGTGCTGGCGCAGGAAATGATCCCCGCTGGCGCCCCCCCGCTCGATACCGGGATGAACATGCCCCCCGAGGTCGCCGGCGGCTCGCTGCTCGCGACATGGGAACGCACGGCAAGCGCGCTGCTGCGCGCGCCGGGGGCCGGCGCGCGGCTCCATTATACGCCGGCGGGCGGGCGCGCCGCCGACCGCGCCGCGGGTGCGGCGATCTTCGACCGGCTCGGCCTTGCGAGCGACCCCGATCAGGTGATCGTCACCGCAGGAGCGCAGAACGCGCTGCACGCCATCGTCGCCGCGACGCTGCGGCCCGGCGATGTCGTCGCCTGCGGCACGCATGTCTATTCGGTCTTTCTCGCGCTCGCGCGAAAGGCCGGGCTGCGCCTCGCGCCGCTCGATCGCGTCGGTGCCGATGCGCTCGACGCGCTGTGCCGCACCACCCGGGTCGCCGCACTCTATCTGGTGCCGACCATCGACAATCCCACGACGCACACGCTCGATCCCGACGAACGCCGTGCCCTCGCGGCGGTCGCGCGGCGGCACGGCGTGCGGCTGATCGAGGACGACGCCTACGGCCAGTTGCCCGAACAGCCGCTCGCGCCGGTGACCAGCTTCGCCCCCGACCTCGGCTTCTACGTCGCCAGCCTGTCGAAGATCCTGTCGCCCGCTCTGCGCGTCGCACATGTCCGCGCGCCGTCGATGCGCGACGCGCTCGCGCTCGCAGCGGAAGTCCATGCAACCAGCGTGATGGCGCCGCCGCTCGACGCCGCGCTCGTCACCCACTGGCTCGACAACGGCAGCTACGACCGGCTGGTCGCCGAAACGCGCGCCGAGGCGAAGGCCCGGCAGGCGATCGCCGCGTCGATCCTGCCCGGCGGCAGCTATGCCGCGCACCCGTGCGGCTATCATCTGTGGGTTCCGTTGCCCGCGGGGATCGATCAGGGGCAACTCGCGGGCGTGCTGCGCGCCGCGGGGCTGACCGCGATCACCGCCGACGCCTTCGCTGCGGGTGAGGACGGCGGATCGGCGCTGCGCGTCTCTCTGGGCGGCGCGATCACCCGCGAAGACCTCGCGCGCGGACTGACGATGCTCGAAATGCAGCTGTCGGCCGGCAACCGCGGGGCCGGCGTGATCTAA
- a CDS encoding DUF983 domain-containing protein codes for MTTELEGRDKWLWIYRTGLHGHCPRCGEGKMFRRWLKVADRCEVCGLDYEFATPDDGPAFFSLCFIAFPLLFLVVWFEVALNPPWWGHLIVSGPLMIVPCLLALQPIKGWLVASQYVNKAQEAGTGALWAELNARVKDSRTRGEAVGDSDG; via the coding sequence ATGACGACCGAACTCGAAGGACGCGACAAATGGCTCTGGATCTACCGGACCGGGCTCCATGGTCATTGTCCGCGCTGTGGCGAGGGGAAGATGTTCCGGCGCTGGCTCAAGGTCGCGGACCGCTGCGAGGTTTGCGGACTCGACTATGAGTTCGCGACCCCCGACGATGGCCCGGCCTTCTTTTCGCTCTGCTTCATCGCCTTTCCGCTGCTCTTCCTCGTCGTCTGGTTCGAGGTCGCGCTCAATCCGCCCTGGTGGGGGCACCTGATCGTGTCGGGGCCGCTGATGATCGTCCCCTGCCTGCTCGCGCTGCAGCCGATCAAGGGCTGGCTCGTCGCCTCGCAATATGTGAACAAGGCGCAGGAAGCCGGCACCGGCGCGCTGTGGGCCGAGCTCAACGCGCGCGTGAAGGATTCGCGCACGAGAGGGGAGGCAGTCGGCGACAGCGATGGCTGA
- a CDS encoding endonuclease/exonuclease/phosphatase family protein — MTRKQSPTIAIIASALLLGACGSTPPLRVMACADAPAAPVRSDGESRTATLSVLTYNLEGLGWPARKGRARQLAQIGSRLAAMNAAGTAPDVVLFQEMFSPAAKRAVAASGYPAIAPGPRRLDPPDAVNGRMPGSAKPLKGEVGIRLLGSGIAIASRYPIVAVETDAYGRRACAGLDCLANKGVMLARLHLPGVPGLVDVYNTHMNSRAASGVAEPRNLAAHARQALAASDFIARTQAPENPLILGGDFNMRHSEARWEGFSAHHPLALVHEVCIDPASGCQVALSWDGDEPWMDTQDLQFFANGERLAIRPLRVEAMFDGRPDSPRLSDHDGFLVTYELRWPAATVPVPAC; from the coding sequence GTGACCCGAAAGCAATCCCCGACGATCGCGATCATCGCCAGCGCCCTGCTGCTCGGCGCCTGCGGCTCCACGCCGCCGCTGCGCGTGATGGCGTGCGCCGACGCGCCCGCCGCGCCGGTGCGGAGCGACGGCGAAAGCCGGACCGCGACGCTGTCGGTCCTGACCTACAATCTGGAAGGCCTCGGCTGGCCGGCGCGCAAGGGCCGCGCGCGCCAATTGGCACAGATCGGATCGCGGCTGGCGGCGATGAACGCCGCAGGCACCGCCCCCGACGTCGTGCTGTTCCAGGAGATGTTCAGCCCCGCCGCCAAGCGCGCGGTCGCGGCGAGCGGCTATCCCGCCATCGCGCCCGGGCCGCGCCGTCTCGACCCGCCCGACGCCGTCAACGGACGGATGCCGGGGTCAGCGAAGCCGCTGAAGGGCGAGGTCGGCATCCGCCTGCTCGGCAGCGGGATCGCGATCGCATCGCGCTACCCGATCGTCGCGGTCGAAACCGACGCCTATGGCCGCCGCGCCTGCGCGGGGCTCGACTGTCTCGCGAACAAGGGCGTCATGCTCGCGCGCCTCCATCTCCCCGGCGTGCCCGGGCTCGTCGACGTCTACAACACCCACATGAATTCGCGCGCGGCGTCGGGCGTCGCCGAGCCGCGCAACCTCGCGGCGCATGCACGGCAGGCGCTCGCTGCGTCGGATTTCATCGCACGGACGCAGGCGCCCGAAAACCCGCTGATCCTCGGCGGCGATTTCAACATGCGCCATTCGGAGGCGCGGTGGGAGGGATTTTCGGCGCATCATCCGCTCGCGCTGGTGCACGAGGTGTGCATCGATCCCGCATCGGGATGCCAGGTCGCGCTGTCATGGGACGGCGACGAACCCTGGATGGACACGCAGGACCTGCAATTTTTCGCGAACGGCGAACGGCTGGCGATCCGGCCGCTGCGCGTCGAGGCGATGTTCGACGGCCGCCCCGACAGCCCGCGATTGTCGGACCATGACGGTTTCCTCGTCACCTACGAGCTGCGCTGGCCCGCGGCGACGGTACCCGTGCCCGCCTGCTGA
- a CDS encoding phosphoribosyltransferase family protein: protein MTIEKIFLSANDLLADSLRLGMQVIDSGFKPTHLVGIWRGGAPVGIAVQELLDYHGQHCDHIAIRTSSYHAIDRQDPEVKVFALGYLIDTLNPDDRLLVIDDVFDSGRSIRAFIAELRARCRHNMPRDIRIATVWYKPGRNVTDLKPDYFVHETDQWLIFPHEIDGLTIDEIRRHKPEAAIILREEEVPHG from the coding sequence ATGACCATCGAGAAGATTTTCCTCAGCGCCAACGACCTGCTTGCCGATTCGCTCCGCCTTGGCATGCAGGTGATCGACAGCGGGTTCAAACCGACGCATCTGGTCGGCATCTGGCGCGGCGGCGCGCCGGTCGGGATCGCGGTGCAGGAACTGCTCGATTATCACGGCCAGCATTGCGATCATATTGCGATCCGTACCTCTTCCTACCACGCGATCGACCGGCAGGATCCCGAGGTGAAGGTGTTCGCGCTGGGCTATCTGATCGACACGCTGAACCCCGACGACCGGCTGCTCGTCATCGACGATGTGTTCGATTCGGGGCGCAGCATCCGCGCCTTCATCGCCGAACTGCGCGCGCGTTGCCGCCACAACATGCCGCGCGATATCCGGATCGCCACCGTGTGGTACAAGCCCGGTCGCAACGTCACCGACCTCAAGCCCGATTATTTCGTGCACGAAACCGATCAGTGGCTGATCTTTCCGCACGAGATCGACGGGCTGACGATCGACGAGATTCGCCGCCACAAGCCCGAGGCGGCGATCATCCTGCGCGAAGAAGAGGTGCCGCATGGCTGA
- a CDS encoding adenosine deaminase: MAEGFASSAERAAFIAGLPKAELHLHIEGSLEPELMFALAQRNGVAIPFASVEAVRAAYDFSNLQDFLDIYYQGMGVLIAEQDFYELTAAYLARAHADNVRHVEIFFDPQGHTARGVAFETVLAGITRALDDAKAQHGISSKLILCFLRHLSEAEAEATLDEALPWLDRIDGVGLDSSEVGHPPSKFARVFARAKGLGLKIVAHAGEEGPPDYVHEALDLLKVDRIDHGNRSLEDAALVARLAAEGMTLTVCPLSNLKLCVVGDMAAHPLKAMLDAGLRATVNSDDPSYFGGYVNANYVAVADALDLSKADIVTLAHNSFAGSFLDDAEKAQHRAAIDAYA; the protein is encoded by the coding sequence ATGGCTGAAGGTTTCGCATCGTCCGCCGAGCGCGCGGCGTTCATCGCCGGCCTGCCCAAGGCCGAACTCCACCTCCATATCGAAGGGTCGCTCGAGCCCGAGCTGATGTTCGCGCTCGCGCAGCGCAACGGCGTCGCCATCCCTTTCGCGTCGGTCGAGGCGGTGCGCGCCGCCTATGACTTTTCGAACCTCCAGGATTTCCTCGACATCTATTATCAGGGCATGGGAGTGCTGATCGCCGAGCAGGATTTTTACGAGCTGACCGCCGCCTATCTTGCGCGCGCGCATGCCGACAATGTCCGCCACGTCGAGATTTTCTTCGACCCGCAGGGGCACACGGCACGCGGCGTCGCCTTCGAAACCGTCCTCGCCGGCATTACGCGCGCGCTCGATGACGCGAAGGCGCAGCACGGGATCAGTTCGAAGCTCATCCTGTGTTTTCTCCGCCACCTCAGCGAGGCCGAAGCCGAGGCGACGCTCGACGAAGCCCTGCCCTGGCTGGACCGCATCGACGGCGTCGGCCTCGACAGCAGTGAGGTGGGGCACCCGCCGTCGAAATTCGCACGCGTCTTTGCCCGCGCCAAGGGGCTCGGCCTCAAGATCGTCGCGCACGCGGGCGAAGAAGGCCCGCCCGACTATGTCCACGAAGCGCTCGATCTGTTGAAGGTCGACCGCATCGACCATGGCAACCGCAGCCTTGAGGATGCGGCGCTGGTCGCGCGGCTGGCGGCCGAGGGCATGACGCTCACCGTCTGTCCGCTGTCGAACCTCAAGCTTTGCGTCGTCGGCGACATGGCCGCGCACCCGCTGAAGGCCATGCTCGACGCGGGGCTCCGTGCGACGGTCAACAGCGACGATCCCAGCTATTTCGGCGGCTATGTGAACGCCAACTATGTCGCGGTCGCCGATGCGCTCGACCTGTCGAAGGCGGACATCGTCACGCTCGCGCACAACAGCTTTGCCGGGTCGTTCCTCGATGATGCGGAGAAGGCGCAGCATCGCGCCGCGATCGACGCCTACGCCTGA
- a CDS encoding DHA2 family efflux MFS transporter permease subunit, which produces MASAAAPPSALLADDPAPLRGARLIAAAFALALANFVVVLDSTIANVSVPHIAGGLAVSPTQGTWVITSYAVADAISVPLTGWLAMRFGTVRWFLWSIVGFGLFSFLCGISRTLDALIFFRILQGLAGGPLMPLSQILLLRIFPKEKAGIGLAIWAMTTTTAPILGPILGGLISDNWSWPWIFFINLPVVAICFFGVASLLGPFETKRAKARIDTVGLILLVLSVGAFQLMLDTGREHDWFGSAWIVTLAIVAALSFVAFVIWELTDANPVVDLRVFRFRGFSFATIAISLGFGAFFSQVVLTPLWLQQVAGYTATDTGYIVAWIGVFAVLLSPVAAGLIGKIDIRISISAGILWMAFVSILRASWNADVDYWTLALPHLLQGMGMPFFFVGLTALALSSVPADKQTSAAGLMSFLRTLSGAIGTAVATTAWDSQSRVARSEMVSSMNDTGGTMDMLQRAGLTLEQARAAIERLVEVQASTIGVLHLFLAAGVVFLIAAASVWCAPLPKQVSMGASH; this is translated from the coding sequence ATGGCTAGCGCCGCCGCGCCGCCATCCGCGCTCCTGGCGGACGACCCCGCGCCGCTGCGCGGGGCCAGGCTGATCGCGGCGGCCTTTGCGCTCGCACTCGCCAACTTCGTCGTGGTGCTCGATTCGACGATCGCCAATGTGTCGGTGCCGCATATCGCGGGCGGGCTCGCGGTGTCGCCGACCCAGGGGACGTGGGTGATCACCAGCTATGCGGTCGCCGACGCGATCAGCGTGCCGCTCACCGGCTGGCTCGCGATGCGTTTCGGCACCGTGCGCTGGTTCCTCTGGTCGATCGTCGGCTTCGGCCTCTTCTCCTTCCTTTGCGGTATATCGCGTACGCTCGATGCGCTGATCTTTTTCCGTATCCTCCAGGGGCTCGCCGGCGGTCCACTGATGCCGCTGTCGCAGATCCTGCTACTGCGCATCTTTCCCAAGGAAAAGGCCGGGATAGGCCTTGCCATCTGGGCGATGACGACGACGACGGCACCGATTCTCGGGCCGATCCTGGGCGGGCTGATCAGCGACAACTGGAGCTGGCCGTGGATCTTCTTCATCAACCTGCCCGTCGTCGCGATCTGCTTCTTCGGCGTCGCGAGCCTGCTCGGGCCGTTCGAGACCAAACGCGCCAAGGCACGGATCGACACCGTCGGACTGATCCTGCTCGTGCTGTCGGTCGGCGCTTTCCAGCTGATGCTCGACACCGGGCGCGAGCACGACTGGTTCGGGTCGGCGTGGATCGTGACGCTGGCGATCGTCGCCGCGCTCAGCTTCGTCGCCTTCGTCATCTGGGAACTCACCGACGCCAATCCGGTCGTCGACCTGCGCGTCTTCCGCTTCCGGGGGTTCAGCTTCGCGACGATCGCCATCTCGCTCGGCTTCGGCGCCTTTTTCTCGCAGGTCGTGCTGACGCCGCTCTGGCTCCAGCAGGTCGCGGGCTATACCGCGACCGATACGGGTTATATCGTCGCATGGATCGGGGTGTTCGCGGTGCTGCTGTCGCCGGTCGCGGCGGGGCTGATCGGCAAGATCGACATCCGCATCTCGATCAGCGCGGGCATCTTGTGGATGGCCTTTGTCTCGATCCTGCGCGCCAGCTGGAACGCCGACGTCGATTACTGGACGCTCGCGCTGCCGCACCTGCTCCAGGGCATGGGCATGCCCTTCTTCTTCGTCGGGCTGACCGCGCTCGCGCTGTCGAGCGTGCCCGCCGACAAGCAGACCTCGGCGGCGGGGCTGATGAGCTTCCTGCGCACCCTGTCGGGCGCGATCGGCACCGCGGTCGCGACGACCGCGTGGGACAGCCAGAGCCGCGTCGCGCGATCCGAAATGGTGAGCAGCATGAACGACACCGGCGGCACGATGGACATGCTCCAGCGCGCCGGGCTGACGCTCGAACAGGCGCGCGCCGCGATCGAGCGGCTGGTCGAGGTACAGGCATCGACGATCGGGGTGCTCCACCTGTTCCTCGCCGCGGGCGTCGTCTTCCTGATCGCCGCCGCCTCGGTCTGGTGCGCGCCGCTGCCCAAGCAAGTGTCGATGGGCGCGTCGCACTAG